Below is a genomic region from Neisseria zoodegmatis.
ATCGGCGTAGCCAAAAACGCCTCTTTAGTATTCGGCGGCGTGCCCGTTCTCTATACACCGTGGGTTGATTTCCCGCTCAACGGCCACCGCAAAAGCGGCCTGCTCGTTCCCAACCTAACCATCGGTTCAGACGGCCTCGAGTTTGATCTGCCCTACTATATGAACCTCGCCCCCAATTACGATGCCACGATTGCACCCGGCTTTATCGCCAGACGCGGCGTGCGCTTAGGCGGCCAATTCCGCTATCTCGATGAAAAATTCGCCGGACAAGTGGAAGGCTCGTGGATGCCGAACGACAGAAAAAGCGTTCACAACAACCGCTATCAAGCCAAAATCGACCACCGCCACCAATTCACCGACAACCTGCGCGGCGGCGTGGAATACCATCAAGTTTCCGACGACGACTATTACCGCGATTTCTACGGTCGTGAAGACATCGCCCGCAACGTCAACCTCAACCGCCAGATTTGGTTAAACTACGACCAACAACTTTGGGGCGGCAATGTAAGCAGTTATTTCACCGCACAAAAATACCAAACCCTTGCCAATGCCGACGGCTTTAAAGACGAGCCATACAGCATCATGCCCCGCTTCTCGACGCAATGGGAAAAAAATGCCGGCAAAGCGCAATTCAACGTATTCGGGCAATTTACCCGTTTTGCCCACGATACCAAACAAGCAGGCAACCGCGTAGTACTCTACCCCAGCGTGAAATGGGATTTCCACAACTCATGGGGCTATGTGCGGCCCAAAGTCGGCGTGCACAGCACTTATTATGATTTAGACAGCTTGGGCAGCATTTCCGCCCGCACCGTTTCGCGCACGCTGCCCATTATCAACGTTGACAGCGGCATCACTTTGGAGCGCAACATTTCTTTATGGGGCGACCGCTACCTGCAAACCCTTGAGCCACGCCTGTTTTACAACTACATCCCGTCGAAATCCCAAAACGATTTGCCCAACTTCGACGCCTCCGAAAACAGCTTCAGCTATGCCCAGCTTTTCCGCGAAAACCTGTATTCGGGCAATGACCGCATCAATTCGGCCAACAGCATATCCACCGCCGTACAAACACGCCTGCTCAACCCCGATAACGGCTCTGAAATTTTCCGTGCCGGCATCGGACAAAAGTTTTATTTCAAAAACGATAACGTCCAGCCCGACGGCAGCATAGGCCGCTACGCACGCAACCGTTCCGACATCGTCGCCTTTGCCAACGGGAACATCAGCAACAACGTGCGCTTGGATTTAGACATCCATTACAACCAAAACGAAAGCCGCGCCGAAAGCTATTCCGCCGGACTGCGCTACAACCCTGCCCCCGGCAAAACCTTAAGCGCCCGCTACAAATACGGACGCAACGAAAAAATCTATCTGCAAGACAACGGCAGCTACCACTACGACAAGCTCAACCAGATAGATTTGGCCGCACAATGGCCGCTCTCCCCCAATCTTTATGCTGTAGCGCGCTACAACTACGAAATCAGAGCCAAAAAACCGCTTGAAATGCTGGCGGGATTAGAATACAAAAGCGGCTGCGGCTGCTGGAGCGCCAGCGTGGTCGGCCAACGCTACGTTACCGGCCTGCACAGCAAGAAAAACGCCGTGTTCTTCAATTTGCAGCTTAAAGACTTAAGCAATATCGGCAACAACCCATTCGAGAAACTACGCTTGGCCATTCCCGGCTACAGCAAAACCAACGAGGTAGTCAAACCATGAATTTCAAAACCCTGATGCTTGCTGCCGCCACCGGCTTGGCCTTACACACCGCACAAGCCTCTGAAATCAAACAGGTTGACGGCATTGCCGCCGTTGCCGGCAACGAAGTCATCACCCACCGCGACGTACGCCAAGCCATGGCCGAAGCCCGCAGCTTTTTGGGTAAAAACAATGTTTCCGAAAACGAACTGCGCACACAAGTATTGCAGCAGCTCATCAACCAATCGCTGATTGTGCAGGCCGGCAAACGCCGCAACATTACTGCGAGCGATGCCGAAATCGACAACGCACTGGCCGACATCGCCCAATCGCGCAAAACCACAGTTGAAGGCCTGTATGCTCAAAGCGCCAAAATCGGCGTGAGCAAAGCCGCCATGCGCCGCAGCATTGCCGACAGCATCATCACGCAAAAAGTACAGCAGCAAGCCGTGATGCAGCACACCCGCGTCAGCGATGCCGAAATCAACGCTTTCATCCAAGGCGCCGCCCGGCAAGGCATCAACCTGCCGCAAGGCCGGCCTTTGCGCCAATACCGCGCCCAACACATTCTGATTAAGGCCGACAACCCCAAAGCCGTTCAAGCCGCAGAAAGCAGCATCCGCAGCATCCACAAACAAGCCCGCAGCGGTGTAGATTTTGCAGGCTTGGCACGCCAATTCTCACAAGACGGCAGTGCCAACAACGGCGGCGACTTAGGCTGGTTTTCAGACGGCCAAATGGTGCCCGAATTTGAAAATGCCGTACACGACTTAGCACCCGGCCAAATCAGCCGCCCCGTACGCACCCAGTTCGGCTGGCACATCATCAAACTGGTCGACGTGCGCGATGCCGGCACGCCCGAAGAACGCCAACGCGAAGCCGTCCGCCAATACATCGCCCGCCAAAAAGCCGAACAGGCCACGGCCAGTCTGCTGAAAGACTTGCATCAAAGCGCTTATGTGGAAATTCGCCGCTAAAGTGTTCTAAATGCAAAAAGATAGCCATGCTTTTCCGGCATTGGCTATCTTTTTTATATGCGTATCCGACACCTGAAAAGCCCACACCTTTTCCCAAGAATATTAATACCGAAACAAAACGTAAGCGCATATAATTTAACCTTGACTACATCGCACTACAACACGGTATAATTCCGTCTGCACGCAGACCGTTTCAGCAAAGCTCGCAAATTTCGCTTTCAGACGGCCTGCATTCACACTTAACCACCAACCAAACCATAAAGGAAACCAACATGGGCATTAAGATTGCCATCAACGGTTATGGCCGTATCGGACGTCAGGTATTACGCGCAATCTACGATTACAAATTGGAAAAACAACTTGAAGTCGTGGCGGTTAACGCCAGCGGCAGCATAGAAACCAATGCCCACCTCACCAAATTCGATACCGTACACGGCCGCTTCGATGCCGATGTGTCTCATGATGAAAACCACTTGATCATCAACGGTAAAAAAATTCCTTTCTTCTCTACCCGCAATCCCGCCGAACTGCCGTGGGATCTTTTAGGCGTTGACTTGGTCATGGAATGTACCGGCGCATTCACCAGCAAAGCCGCAGCCAAAGTACACTTGGAATCAGGCGCTAAAAAAGTGCTGATTTCCGCACCCGGCGGCGACGATGTGGATGCCACCATCGTGTATGGCGTTAACCACGACGTGCTGACCCCCGAAATGACCGTCGTATCCA
It encodes:
- a CDS encoding LPS-assembly protein LptD, producing the protein MARLFSLKPLVLALSVGFGASVTAQAANDLSLGSTCLNCSPEKLQKYAKSHSNPDIKRSGETPLPSDYTRITADKVEGQTNVKVRADGDVIIERNDQVLNAQWVDYDQTNETVTAGDQFVLYQNGSTVSGSNLQYNLSDGTGVSHNARLEAEQDGRRLQSVSEKAEMQGNGRYKLINTQFNTCSPGDASWFIKAKSIEADQNTGIGVAKNASLVFGGVPVLYTPWVDFPLNGHRKSGLLVPNLTIGSDGLEFDLPYYMNLAPNYDATIAPGFIARRGVRLGGQFRYLDEKFAGQVEGSWMPNDRKSVHNNRYQAKIDHRHQFTDNLRGGVEYHQVSDDDYYRDFYGREDIARNVNLNRQIWLNYDQQLWGGNVSSYFTAQKYQTLANADGFKDEPYSIMPRFSTQWEKNAGKAQFNVFGQFTRFAHDTKQAGNRVVLYPSVKWDFHNSWGYVRPKVGVHSTYYDLDSLGSISARTVSRTLPIINVDSGITLERNISLWGDRYLQTLEPRLFYNYIPSKSQNDLPNFDASENSFSYAQLFRENLYSGNDRINSANSISTAVQTRLLNPDNGSEIFRAGIGQKFYFKNDNVQPDGSIGRYARNRSDIVAFANGNISNNVRLDLDIHYNQNESRAESYSAGLRYNPAPGKTLSARYKYGRNEKIYLQDNGSYHYDKLNQIDLAAQWPLSPNLYAVARYNYEIRAKKPLEMLAGLEYKSGCGCWSASVVGQRYVTGLHSKKNAVFFNLQLKDLSNIGNNPFEKLRLAIPGYSKTNEVVKP
- a CDS encoding peptidylprolyl isomerase — encoded protein: MNFKTLMLAAATGLALHTAQASEIKQVDGIAAVAGNEVITHRDVRQAMAEARSFLGKNNVSENELRTQVLQQLINQSLIVQAGKRRNITASDAEIDNALADIAQSRKTTVEGLYAQSAKIGVSKAAMRRSIADSIITQKVQQQAVMQHTRVSDAEINAFIQGAARQGINLPQGRPLRQYRAQHILIKADNPKAVQAAESSIRSIHKQARSGVDFAGLARQFSQDGSANNGGDLGWFSDGQMVPEFENAVHDLAPGQISRPVRTQFGWHIIKLVDVRDAGTPEERQREAVRQYIARQKAEQATASLLKDLHQSAYVEIRR